The following proteins come from a genomic window of Candidatus Obscuribacter sp.:
- a CDS encoding SRPBCC domain-containing protein, translating into MNAASDARIKQINYCTWIQAPPEAVYDLFTTADGLDSWFCTGSVVDLQNKQIEYRWKDWGAKRVSMSTRGAILEASRPHRFVFQWGQTPSTIEFEFSPKEGGTYMTVLEYGYDEQNDEAKQVMMECASGWGEALSLAKFYLEYGVVAKHPWPWKNCKGEVVK; encoded by the coding sequence ATGAACGCTGCTAGTGATGCAAGGATAAAGCAGATCAATTATTGTACCTGGATTCAGGCTCCTCCGGAAGCGGTCTACGACTTATTCACCACCGCAGATGGGCTCGACAGTTGGTTTTGTACAGGCTCAGTCGTTGATTTGCAAAACAAACAGATCGAATATCGCTGGAAGGATTGGGGCGCGAAACGGGTGAGTATGAGCACAAGGGGAGCGATTTTAGAAGCAAGCCGGCCACACCGATTTGTCTTCCAGTGGGGTCAAACTCCTTCAACCATCGAATTTGAATTTAGCCCCAAAGAGGGGGGAACGTACATGACAGTGCTCGAATACGGATACGACGAGCAAAATGATGAGGCCAAACAAGTGATGATGGAATGCGCCTCCGGCTGGGGAGAAGCCCTTTCGCTGGCAAAATTCTATCTAGAGTATGGCGTCGTTGCCAAACACCCCTGGCCATGGAAAAACTGTAAAGGTGAAGTCGTTAAATGA
- a CDS encoding class I SAM-dependent methyltransferase: protein MSMFVFAASSTASEETENMSQHHHTGYSEPTYKDVEEHAKRFDDPSRDEWQRPEQVLDFIDLKLNDKFADLGAGTGYFSTRAAQRVKNGIVYAIDSQPEMLEYIQKRAAAAGLSNIKTHRIDHDPGDLPETVDVILIVNTYHHIFNRISYFNNLKRWLNPDGKLVVVEGKPGTPMEPPLEIRVTKEMIGDELAKAGYAQSAEAFFLPYQYLQVFRLKK, encoded by the coding sequence TTGTCAATGTTTGTATTTGCCGCTTCTAGCACCGCTTCGGAGGAAACTGAAAATATGTCACAGCACCATCACACAGGGTATTCAGAACCAACCTACAAAGATGTTGAAGAACACGCAAAGCGTTTTGACGATCCGAGCCGCGACGAATGGCAAAGGCCTGAGCAAGTTCTGGACTTTATTGACCTCAAACTTAACGATAAGTTTGCTGACCTCGGCGCCGGCACAGGTTACTTTAGTACTAGAGCTGCACAACGTGTCAAAAACGGAATCGTCTATGCGATTGATTCTCAGCCAGAGATGCTTGAATACATTCAAAAGCGGGCTGCTGCTGCTGGACTATCCAACATCAAGACTCATAGAATCGACCATGACCCTGGGGATTTGCCTGAGACTGTTGACGTGATATTAATCGTTAATACGTATCACCATATCTTTAACAGAATCTCCTATTTCAACAATCTGAAGCGCTGGCTCAATCCCGATGGCAAGCTAGTTGTAGTCGAGGGCAAACCCGGAACACCAATGGAGCCGCCATTGGAAATTCGAGTTACCAAGGAAATGATTGGAGACGAACTGGCTAAAGCTGGTTATGCTCAGTCCGCAGAAGCATTTTTCCTGCCATATCAGTATTTGCAAGTTTTTAGATTGAAGAAATAA
- a CDS encoding Rrf2 family transcriptional regulator, translating into MLHVLLHMSRENRPLTSEEIAKMLGTNATVVRRTMAALKSEHYVSSEKGHGGGWQLSCNLKDVTLLDVYTAVGKPTIFAIGIGEPDPDCLVEQVVQCKLGDALAEAEAALLSKLGEVSLADLEIELNSNLKGRQRCKR; encoded by the coding sequence ATGCTTCATGTCCTTTTGCACATGTCTAGGGAAAACCGACCGCTCACATCTGAAGAAATTGCGAAAATGCTAGGTACCAATGCAACTGTTGTGCGCAGAACCATGGCAGCTCTAAAATCAGAGCATTATGTCAGCTCCGAAAAAGGTCATGGTGGTGGGTGGCAGCTCTCTTGCAACCTCAAAGATGTTACCCTGCTTGATGTTTATACCGCAGTAGGAAAACCAACAATTTTCGCGATTGGAATAGGTGAACCGGATCCAGATTGCTTAGTGGAACAAGTGGTGCAGTGCAAATTGGGAGATGCTCTTGCCGAAGCCGAAGCAGCGTTGCTTAGTAAGCTTGGCGAAGTTTCATTGGCAGATCTTGAAATTGAGCTGAATTCCAACCTAAAGGGTCGCCAGCGGTGCAAAAGGTAA
- a CDS encoding histidine phosphatase family protein, translated as MSSPQLPVVYLVRHGETAWSLSGQHTGRTDIALTPNGEKQALSVAPRLKDLQFTSVYTSPLSRARRTCELAGFGAQATADDDLMEWHYGDYEGLTSKEILAKNPQWYLFRDGFPGGESVEEIGARAQRFVARLKAGSGNLLVFSHGHMLRFVAASWLNLASSEARIFTLSTASLSILGFDHNSLDEPVIKLWNDDSHMRALINETR; from the coding sequence ATGTCAAGTCCTCAATTGCCCGTAGTTTACCTGGTCAGACATGGTGAGACGGCCTGGTCTCTGTCTGGTCAGCATACCGGGCGCACGGATATCGCGCTCACGCCAAATGGTGAAAAGCAAGCACTGAGCGTGGCTCCGAGACTTAAGGATTTGCAGTTTACATCTGTCTACACAAGCCCTCTCAGTCGCGCCCGGCGTACTTGTGAGCTGGCTGGGTTTGGTGCGCAGGCTACAGCCGATGATGATCTTATGGAGTGGCACTACGGCGACTATGAGGGGCTTACTAGCAAAGAGATCCTTGCTAAAAATCCCCAGTGGTATTTGTTTAGGGATGGCTTCCCCGGCGGTGAGTCGGTCGAGGAGATAGGCGCACGCGCGCAGCGCTTTGTTGCCAGGCTCAAAGCTGGTAGTGGCAATTTACTGGTTTTTTCGCATGGTCATATGCTGCGTTTTGTTGCTGCCAGTTGGCTCAATCTTGCCAGTAGCGAAGCTCGCATTTTTACTTTGAGCACTGCCTCTTTGAGTATCCTTGGCTTTGACCACAACAGTCTGGATGAGCCGGTAATCAAGCTCTGGAATGATGATAGTCACATGAGGGCTCTAATCAATGAGACCCGCTGA
- a CDS encoding aldo/keto reductase, with amino-acid sequence MEFRQLGESQLQVSTIVFGAWAIGGWMWGGAEESDAIEAIHASIDGGATSIDTAAVYGYGRSEEIVAKAIKGKRDRVQILTKYGLRWDDTEGEHFFDWSDDEGTKNIYRNARKKSIIKECENSLKRLQTDYIDLYQCHWRDHTTPVEETMEAMVELIKQGKIKAAGVSNFTKEDIEAGRKICPIASNQPPYSMVLRDIEKDVLPYCIEHNIGTIVYSPLQRGLLTGKFKPDAKFKEGDHRGSQVHFQPDNIKRTNAFLEQIKPIADAHNATLGQLVIAWTIAQPGITAALVGARDAAQTKENLKAQDVKLSADEIKTINKHLDALTLVPAV; translated from the coding sequence ATGGAGTTCCGTCAGCTTGGTGAGAGCCAATTGCAAGTATCCACAATAGTTTTTGGCGCCTGGGCAATCGGTGGCTGGATGTGGGGCGGCGCAGAAGAGAGTGACGCCATCGAAGCAATCCACGCCTCAATAGACGGCGGAGCGACATCAATCGATACAGCAGCAGTCTACGGCTATGGCCGCAGCGAAGAAATCGTCGCCAAAGCAATTAAAGGCAAAAGAGATAGAGTACAAATTTTGACCAAATATGGTCTCAGATGGGACGATACCGAAGGCGAGCACTTCTTTGACTGGTCCGATGATGAAGGCACCAAAAACATCTATCGCAACGCGCGCAAAAAGAGCATCATCAAAGAATGTGAAAACAGCCTCAAGCGCTTGCAAACTGATTATATTGACCTCTATCAGTGCCACTGGAGAGACCACACAACCCCTGTAGAAGAAACTATGGAAGCCATGGTGGAGCTAATCAAGCAGGGCAAAATCAAAGCAGCTGGCGTTAGCAATTTTACAAAAGAAGATATCGAAGCTGGTCGCAAAATCTGTCCCATAGCCTCCAATCAACCGCCATATAGCATGGTGCTCAGAGACATCGAAAAAGACGTTTTGCCTTACTGCATCGAGCACAACATCGGCACTATCGTCTACAGCCCCCTTCAAAGAGGTCTTTTGACAGGTAAATTCAAGCCTGATGCAAAATTCAAAGAAGGCGATCACAGAGGCTCGCAAGTACACTTCCAGCCAGACAACATCAAACGCACCAACGCATTTTTAGAGCAAATCAAACCAATTGCTGATGCTCACAATGCTACTCTCGGTCAATTGGTAATTGCCTGGACAATCGCTCAGCCAGGTATCACAGCAGCACTTGTTGGTGCCCGTGATGCCGCTCAAACAAAAGAAAACCTCAAAGCACAAGATGTAAAACTGAGCGCTGATGAAATCAAAACAATCAATAAACACCTTGATGCACTAACACTGGTGCCAGCTGTTTAG
- a CDS encoding aldehyde dehydrogenase codes for MPLHYINGKLTAGSGKSTIDVINPATEEVIDHVPSGTGADVEDVVSAAKSAFVQWRREPANRRAQLMHECAAKMRAHKEHIVNLLTLEQGKPVPENEEEFEWLVNTFDYYAELGRHERGRVLPSGEYSQLNLVLKEPYGVVACIIPWNYPLLLMAWKVAPALAAGNTVIIKPSELTPLTTMYLAEHCFDDFPPGVINVINGYGLDVAEPMVKHKDVPVIAFTGSLATGQRIASIAAPMMKKLHLELGGKDAFVICDDADPEIAARALAYAALTNAGQVCTSSERVYIPRTKAAKFTEALLAHVNSLRLGAGTESTTDIGPMIGASYRDKVQTHIDDAAAHGARILTGGKKGPQSKGYFYQPTVLDRVDHSMMIMREETFGPAIPLMEYDTFEQAIALTNDSQFGLGACLLTSDPLKAKLFLEEAKAGTVWINDPLTDNYAGPFGGMKLSGGARELGQEGLDTFRETKHVHWEFATAPKAWWYPYGR; via the coding sequence ATGCCCTTGCATTACATCAATGGTAAGTTAACCGCTGGTAGTGGCAAGTCCACTATCGATGTTATTAACCCTGCCACCGAAGAAGTAATTGATCACGTACCTAGCGGCACTGGTGCGGACGTAGAAGATGTCGTGTCGGCAGCAAAATCTGCCTTTGTTCAATGGCGCCGTGAGCCCGCTAATCGCCGGGCGCAGCTCATGCATGAATGTGCCGCCAAGATGCGCGCTCACAAAGAGCACATAGTCAATTTACTGACACTGGAGCAAGGTAAGCCAGTACCAGAAAATGAGGAAGAGTTTGAATGGTTGGTCAATACCTTTGACTATTACGCTGAGCTTGGTCGGCACGAGCGTGGTCGGGTGTTGCCCTCCGGCGAGTATTCACAGCTCAATCTGGTGCTAAAAGAGCCATACGGTGTGGTGGCCTGTATCATCCCCTGGAATTATCCCCTGCTTTTAATGGCCTGGAAAGTCGCTCCAGCACTTGCTGCCGGTAACACTGTGATCATCAAGCCCAGTGAGCTTACACCACTTACTACAATGTATTTGGCGGAGCATTGTTTTGATGACTTCCCTCCCGGTGTAATCAATGTGATCAATGGTTATGGTCTTGATGTGGCGGAGCCAATGGTCAAACACAAGGATGTACCAGTCATTGCCTTTACCGGTAGCCTGGCTACTGGTCAGAGGATTGCATCGATTGCCGCTCCAATGATGAAGAAGCTCCATCTGGAGCTAGGGGGCAAGGATGCTTTTGTTATCTGCGATGATGCCGATCCTGAGATCGCTGCTCGCGCGCTGGCTTATGCTGCTCTTACAAACGCTGGTCAGGTTTGTACTAGCTCTGAGCGGGTTTATATACCGCGCACCAAGGCAGCAAAGTTTACTGAGGCCTTGCTTGCCCATGTAAACAGTCTCAGACTTGGTGCTGGCACTGAGAGTACGACTGATATCGGTCCGATGATTGGTGCTAGCTACCGCGATAAAGTGCAGACTCATATAGATGATGCCGCTGCTCATGGTGCGCGCATACTTACTGGCGGCAAAAAGGGACCGCAATCAAAAGGATATTTTTATCAACCGACAGTGCTCGATAGAGTTGATCATTCGATGATGATTATGCGCGAAGAAACATTTGGTCCGGCTATACCACTTATGGAGTACGACACTTTTGAGCAGGCTATTGCTTTGACTAATGACTCGCAATTTGGTCTGGGGGCTTGCCTGCTTACCAGTGATCCTCTCAAAGCAAAGCTGTTTTTGGAAGAAGCAAAGGCTGGTACTGTCTGGATCAATGACCCTCTAACTGATAACTATGCCGGTCCCTTTGGTGGCATGAAGCTCAGTGGTGGTGCTCGAGAATTGGGACAAGAAGGTCTTGATACTTTTCGTGAAACCAAGCATGTGCATTGGGAGTTTGCTACCGCTCCCAAGGCATGGTGGTATCCCTACGGACGCTAA
- a CDS encoding Hsp20/alpha crystallin family protein gives MNAIKLAKISIMAAILSGALFLPQQALADGTKAKATKVISVHLNSGGVSSTITSEPIINSKGKVDDGQMLLLTTTEEPSQIKIEAQIEKMDSTDIDVNITDHEMSIKGHRQNNSAKNDPARNGQLVTEHSFGSFQRTFSLAYPVESKHARASIKDGKLLIVLPKKASPGEEL, from the coding sequence ATGAACGCCATAAAACTCGCGAAAATATCAATCATGGCTGCCATCTTGAGCGGTGCATTGTTTTTGCCCCAACAAGCGCTAGCTGATGGTACTAAAGCAAAAGCGACAAAAGTAATCTCTGTCCATCTCAATAGTGGCGGTGTTAGCTCAACGATAACTAGCGAGCCTATCATAAATAGCAAAGGCAAGGTCGATGATGGTCAAATGCTGTTACTGACCACCACCGAAGAACCATCTCAAATCAAAATAGAAGCACAGATTGAAAAGATGGACTCGACAGATATTGACGTCAATATCACAGATCACGAAATGTCTATCAAAGGTCACAGACAAAATAACAGTGCAAAAAACGATCCCGCTCGCAACGGACAACTAGTTACAGAACATAGCTTCGGCTCATTTCAACGCACATTTAGTCTCGCCTATCCAGTAGAGAGCAAGCACGCTAGAGCCTCTATCAAAGACGGCAAACTATTGATAGTGCTACCCAAAAAAGCAAGTCCCGGCGAAGAGCTTTAG